Proteins encoded together in one Lutra lutra chromosome 4, mLutLut1.2, whole genome shotgun sequence window:
- the MFAP2 gene encoding microfibrillar-associated protein 2: MRAAYLFLLFLPGLLAQGQYDLDPLPPFPGHVQYTHYSDQIENADYYDYQEMTPRPPAEQFQFQSQQQVQQEVIGVPTVAPGNVETEPTEPGPLDCREEQYPCTRLYSIHKPCKQCLNEVCFYSLRRVYVVNREICVRTVCAHEELLRADLCRDKFSKCGVMASSGLCQSVAASCARSCGGC; the protein is encoded by the exons ATGAGAGCTGCCTACCTCTTCCTGTTGTTCTTGCCTG GCCTGCTGGCTCAGGGCCAATACGACCTAGACCCACTGCCTCCGTTCCCAGGCCACGTCCAGTACACCCACTACAGTGACCAGATAG AAAACGCGGACTACTATGATTATCAAG AGATGACTCCCCGGCCCCCTGCGGAGCAGTTCCAGTTCCAGTCCCAGCAGCAAGTCCAACAGGAAGTCATCGGGGTCCCCACCGTAG CTCCAGGAAACGTGGAGACAGAGCCCACGGAGCCTGGGCCTCTGG ACTGCCGGGAGGAGCAGTACCCGTGCACCCGCCTCTACTCCATCCACAAGCCCTGTAAACAGTGTCTCAACGAGGTCTGCTTCTACAG CCTCCGCCGCGTGTACGTGGTCAACAGGGAGATCTGTGTCCGCACGGTCTGTGCCCATGAGGAGCTCCTTCGAG CTGACCTGTGTCGGGACAAGTTCTCCAAGTGCGGGGTCATGGCCAGCAGTGGCCTGTGTCAGTCCGTGGCGGCCTCCTGTGCCAGGAGCTGCGGGGGCTGCTAG